A window of the Henckelia pumila isolate YLH828 chromosome 3, ASM3356847v2, whole genome shotgun sequence genome harbors these coding sequences:
- the LOC140889731 gene encoding uncharacterized protein: MLELRGKPTEAIRGGSVKQVSFYDDDVRYWQHWRNRSAAAEAPSAVNNLTSAFNSPAPSTKRRHFLVICCENKAIFLDLVTMRGRDVPKQDLDNRSLLWIISSCVR, translated from the exons ATGTTAGAGCTTAGAGGAAAACCCACTGAAGCTATACGAGGTGGAAG TGTCAAACAGGTTAGCTTTTACGATGATGATGTTCGCTATTGGCAACATTGGCGTAATCGTTCTGCTGCTGCTGAAGCTCCATCAGCTGTCAATAATCTAACTTCAGCTTTCAATTCCCCTGCACCATCCACAAAAAGACGTCATTTTCTTGTCATATGCTGTGAGAACAAAGCTATTTTTCTAGATTTGGTGACAATGCGTGGCCGTGATGTGCCAAAGCAAGATTTAGATAACAGATCTCTTCTATG GATTATTTCCAGCTGTGTTAGATAA
- the LOC140889732 gene encoding uncharacterized protein, with amino-acid sequence MDKAWMSKNRLSHEYEAGVESFLQFAMQNANDPNEIPCPCTRCGNLQMKDVRTIRAHLCCNGMDLTYHTWIWHGERSTVKNPMNDSDQVGPDEHKYFAEETIDMVHDAYDSYAENPSQFHKILEDAEKPLYSGCTKFTKLTALVKLFNLKAKYSWSDKSFTDLLSLLGEMIPDHNELPLSYYDAKKSFSALGMNYVKIHACPNDCILYRKEFEDLSNCPICGMSMWKLGNNSVVNEGIPAKVLWYFPPIPRFQRLFQNKEVSKELTWHADKRICDGYLRHPADSPAWKVVDHKWPDFASESRNLRLAISADEINPHSLMSSAYSCWPVLIITYNLPPWLCVDAYDAYRKEYFSLRAVLLWTINDFPAYGNMSGCVVKGYQACPICGEETYSTRLKHSRKMSYTEKTKDGVAARLDLVEMNVRTDLAPKMEENRNFLPAACYTLSRAEKRKLCNSLFGMKVPTGYSSNVKNLVSMKDLKLVGLKSHDYHTLMQQLFPIAIRDVLPKHVRDTIIRLCGFFNVLCNKVIDVSKLDGLQREIITLLCMLEKYFPPSFFDIMVHLTVHLVREVKLCGPV; translated from the exons ATGGACAAAGCTTGGATGTCAAAGAACAGATTATCACATGAATATGAGGCTGGGGTAGAATCTTTTCTGCAATTTGCAATGCAAAATGCCAACGATCCAAATGAAATACCTTGCCCCTGCACAAGATGTGGTAATCTACAGATGAAAGATGTTCGCACTATAAGGGCACATTTGTGTTGTAATGGCATGGATTTAACATATCATACATGGATTTGGCACGGGGAAAGATCTACGGTCAAGAATCCAATGAATGATAGTGATCAAGTAGGACCAGATGAACACAAATATTTTGCCGAGGAAACTATAGATATGGTACATGATGCATATGATAGCTATGCTGAGAATCCAAGCCAATTTCATAAGATACTTGAAGATGCCGAGAAACCTTTATACTCTGGATGCACAAAATTTACAAAGTTAACAGCACttgtgaaattatttaatttgaaagcAAAATATAGTTGGAGCGATAAAAGTTTCACTGACTTGCTTAGTTTGTTAGGAGAAATGATTCCTGATCACAATGAATTGCCTTTATCCTACTATGATGCAAAGAAAAGCTTCAGTGCATTAggaatgaattatgtgaaaataCATGCTTGCCCTAATGATTGTATCTTGTACCGGAAAGAGTTTGAGGACTTGTCCAATTGTCCTATTTGCGGTATGTCTATGTGGAAGTTGGGTAATAATTCTGTGGTGAATGAAGGTATTCCTGCAAAGGTTCTTTGGTACTTCCCACCTATTCCAAGATTTCAAAGATTATTTCAGAACAAAGAGGTGTCTAAAGAGTTAACTTGgcatgctgataaaagaatttGTGATGGATACTTGCGTCATCCAGCTGATTCGCCGGCTTGGAAAGTAGTGGATCACAAATGGCCGGATTTTGCATCGGAGTCAAGAAATCTTAGATTGGCCATATCAGCAGATGAGATCAATCCCCATAGTTTGATGAGTTCTGCATATAGCTGTTGGCCAGTTCTGATTATCACTTACAACCTTCCTCCATGGTTGT GTGTTGATGCGTATGATGCATATCGAAAAGAATATTTCTCGCTCAGAGCTGTCTTACTATGGACAATCAATGATTTTCCTGCTTATGGGAACATGTCAGGTTGTGTTGTGAAAGGATATCAAGCATGCCCTATCTGTGGGGAAGAAACATATTCGACCAGGTTGAAGCATAGTAGAAAAATGTCATATACAG AAAAAACAAAGGATGGGGTAGCCGCTAGACTAGACCTTGTGGAGATGAATGTGAGGACTGATTTGGCACCAAAGATGGAGGAGAATAGAAATTTTTTGCCAGCAGCTTGTTATACACTAAGTAGGGCTGAGAAAAGAAAACTTTGCAATTCTTTGTTTGGAATGAAAGTCCCGACAGGTTACTCCTCTAATGTTAAAAATCTGGTGTCAATGAAGGACTTGAAACTTGTTGGCCTCAAGTCACATGACTACCACACTTTGATGCAACAATTGTTTCCAATCGCCATCCGCGATGTCTTGCCTAAACATGTTAGAGATACTATCATCCGGTTGTGTGGGTTCTTCAATGTTTTATGCAATAAAGTGATAGATGTCTCAAAGTTGGATGGTCTGCAAAGAGAGATTATTACCCTATTGTGTatgcttgaaaaatattttccaccatcGTTTTTCGATATAATGGTTCATTTAACTGTCCATCTTGTGCGGGAGGTAAAATTGTGTGGACCTGTTTAG
- the LOC140892918 gene encoding probable mediator of RNA polymerase II transcription subunit 26b, giving the protein MGDASVSLDTWRDFFRSSNSDIFNVIEHAIMVAACDYPYDFKLKRDRIAEMLFVSQMTKCSGCDRTEPSVINCGGVENNNKSRTGTEESKANNNGCGDEFDESRRRAVKASWNCDNNWSFGDAEALTDEIDEEFKVFDEVLRIKEILGNKDEEPVELLFDSLRRLQLMHISLETLKVTHIGKSVKVLQKHASKDIQNLVAALMEEWRIMIDAWMKATTAITRSGEAETESVKMTAEEEEEGGLPSPPLDEGAFFTTTASMELSKFFDGMDDDGNLGNSGAFNKNQENSRELSLEKTDIPKLKLKDPGNSSIPPTSRKVEKKENQEATLKKQMLEPNRPQNGECPLAKPKPHCTESRLDGRKPPSNQSRPMKPKPALQPRVESNIKIQQKSDTGTIQKKPMPPKQKLDFNNEALVQMKLEVAKRKLQECYQAVENAKKRRTIQVVELHDLPKKSFAPRNNQHMKAGLSNKNRCR; this is encoded by the exons ATGGGCGATGCATCAGTGAGTCTCGATACATGGAGGGATTTTTTCAGAAgttcaaattctgatatcttTAATGTGATCGAGCATGCAATAATGGTTGCCGCCTGCGATTACCCTTACGACTTCAAATTGAAGAGGGATCGAATCGCTGAGATGTTATTCGTGAGTCAAATGACCAAGTGTTCTGGCTGTGATAGGACTGAACCTTCTGTTATAAATTGTGGTGGTGTGGAGAACAATAATAAAAGTAGGACTGGTACGGAGGAAAGCAAGGCGAACAATAATGGATGTGgtgatgaatttgatgaaagTCGAAGAAGGGCGGTGAAGGCGAGTTGGAATTGTGACAACAATTGGAGTTTCGGAGATGCTGAAGCATTGACTGATGAAATTGATGAAGAATTTAAGGTTTTTGATGAGGTTTTGAGGATCAAAGAAATTTTGGGTAATAAGGATGAAGAG CCGGTGGAGTTATTGTTTGATTCATTGAGGCGGCTTCAACTTATGCATATCTCCTTAGAGACACTAAAG GTTACTCACATTGGAAAGTCTGTTAAGGTTCTGCAAAAGCATGCTTCCAAGGATATTCAGAATCTTGTTGCGGCATTAatgga GGAATGGAGAATTATGATTGATGCATGGATGAAAGCTACAACAGCCATTACAAGAA GTGGAGAAGCCGAAACGGAATCAGTTAAAATGACcgctgaagaagaagaagagggagGGCTTCCGTCTCCTCCGCTAGATGAAGGAGCTTTCTTTACTACTACTGCTTCAATGGAGCTGTCAAAG TTCTTTGATGGCATGGATGATGATGGAA ACCTTGGAAACAGTGGGGCCTTCAACAAGAACCAAGAAAATAGCAGAGAGCTGTCCCTTGAGAAGACGGACATTCCGAAGTTGAAGCTCAAGGATCCCGGTAATTCAAGCATTCCTCCGACTAGCAGGAaggttgaaaagaaagaaaatcaggAAGCTACATTGAAGAAACAAATGCTTGAACCAAATAGGCCTCAAAATGGTGAATGTCCACTAGCCAAACCAAAACCACACTGTACTGAATCTCGACTAGATGGGCGAAAGCCTCCGAGCAATCAATCTAGGCCCATGAAACCAAAACCAGCGCTGCAGCCGAGGGTTGAGAGTAACATCAAGATTCAGCAGAAATCAGACACAGGCACAATTCAGAAAAAACCAATGCCTCCCAAACAG AAGTTGGATTTTAACAACGAGGCTTTGGTTCAGATGAAATTAGAGGTGGCAAAAAGAAAGCTACAAGAGTGTTATCAAGCAGTCGAAAATG CCAAGAAGCGGAGAACAATACAAGTAGTGGAGCTTCACGATCTTCCCAAAAAGAGTTTTGCGCCGAGGAATAATCAGCACATGAAGGCCGGCTTATCCAACAAGAACAGGTGCCGGTAG